From Oncorhynchus clarkii lewisi isolate Uvic-CL-2024 chromosome 26, UVic_Ocla_1.0, whole genome shotgun sequence, the proteins below share one genomic window:
- the LOC139385189 gene encoding ankyrin repeat and SOCS box protein 7 yields the protein MTPPLTRCNRMLNHHCRRNPELQEELQIQAAVAAGDVYTVRKMLEQGYSPKIRDANGWTLLHFSAAKGKERCVRVFLEHGADPTVKDFIGGFTALHYAAMHGRARIARLMLESDFRSDIINAKSNDGWTPLHVAAHYGRDSFVRLLLEFRAEVDPLSDKGTTPLQLAIIRERSSCVRILLDHSANIDIQNGFLLRYAVIKGNHSYCRMFLQRGADTNLGRLEDGQTPLHLSALRDDVLCAQMLYKYGADTNTRNYEGQTPVAVSSSMSGISRPCLDFLQEVTRQPRTLQDMCRINIRHHIGLQSLTFLEDLPIAKVMKDYLKHKFDNV from the exons ATGACCCCTCCCCTTACGAGATGTAACAGGATGCTGAACCATCACTGTAGAAGGAACCCCGAGCTTCAAGAGGAGCTGCAGATACAG GCTGCAGTGGCAGCGGGGGATGTGTACACTGTCAGGAAGATGCTGGAGCAAGGCTACTCTCCGAAGATCCGTGATGCCAACGGGTGGACCCTGCTCCACTTCTCCGCTGCCAAGGGGAAGGAGAGATGTGTCCGGGTCTTCCTGGAGCACGGAG CTGACCCCACAGTAAAGGACTTCATCGGCGGCTTCACGGCGCTCCACTATGCCGCCATGCACGGCCGTGCGCGCATCGCCCGCCTCATGCTGGAGTCGGACTTCCGCAGCGACATCATCAATGCCAAGAGCAACGACGGCTGGACGCCGCTGCATGTGGCTGCCCACTATGGCCGCGACTCTTTCGTGCGGCTCCTCCTTGAGTTCCGCGCCGAGGTGGATCCCCTCAGCGACAAGGGCACCACGCCCCTCCAACTCGCTATCATCCGTGAGCGCTCCAGCTGCGTGAGAATCCTGCTGGACCACAGCGCCAACATCGACATTCAGAATGGCTTCCTGCTGCGCTACGCCGTCATCAAGGGGAATCATTCCTACTGTCGTATGTTCCTGCAGCGGGGTGCGGACACTAACCTGGGTCGCCTCGAGGACGGGCAGACCCCGTTGCACCTATCGGCACTAAGAGACGACGTGCTGTGTGCTCAGATGCTTTACAAGTACGGCGCCGACACCAACACAAGGAACTACGAGGGCCAGACTCCCGTGGCGGTGTCGTCGAGCATGTCGGGCATCAGCCGGCCCTGCCTGGACTTCCTACAGGAGGTCACCA gacaacccaggACCTTACAGGACATGTGTCGGATAAACATCCGGCATCACATAGGCCTCCAGAGCTTGACGTTTCTGGAGGACCTGCCCATTGCCAAGGTCATGAAAGACTACCTAAAACACAAGTTTGACAATGTGTGA
- the LOC139384722 gene encoding protein Lines homolog 1-like yields MNEQFHVLNDAYRSLLSRTSPSKMSSHELASSMFTCVCELTLDASDGSHSQHQDQSRDLLTSSKYSPNPNGTELACLVLTLVEKISSKLTSQQLSQETSLYFKDVSTVLFQYMDFMSKLVHLACCKDRLLSHLAAKSVSSYVIFELRCFNTVNQIWEWKCLQVLQNPRSGNELDACTWSLTTVLKAVLKETSEYKPGTVEKLLATFDTALTAAYSQLVPVESLGHGNSASYPSSNMADWATTLTNLLDLLEVLTAARFKLSTTSVCFTSSRLSLVQASALLRIVDSHVHYFVKKQVLLLLKKILLQKAGEDMGFGEASSLTHGDDHMTSDILTLADDVLQAVHTDWLQCVPVESAAIFFGGTGQSCGGSSDAFDHVMLRAVSLVVLKSLEYKIQSAGGKGVCNTIGIRGYLSALLLFLRQRGVQLKQGSHSCCWVSLVFGEQDDDMMEAAKALLLLYLHHRVSSDLEADAVCVVGGNPHCHFLFLLRNISFDHSILLDFLISTETCFLEYFVRYLKHLRDDWEGFRMVCQKIDGSDRCKLSWKISQKDDQLLDNLREELQQSLGASRGSVSTSSHSGGSVTIVDPEPAPCLQPSLCLPSGSATALASTPPLRLVDYGSSEESETEDSDLPSGLTQDRLHSDSVVHTHNSHSFDRTVMCLTELRVVVTRLQRRSLFPYNATSLLKLLTQIEAKRCCSQR; encoded by the exons ATGAATGAACAATTTCATGTCCTAAATGATGCTTACAGAAGTTTATTGTCGAGAACATCACCCAGCAAAATGAGTAGCCATGAGTTGGCATCCTCCATGTTCACATGTGTATGTGAACTGACTCTTGATGCCAGTGATGGTTCTCATTCTCAGCATCAGGACCAGTCCAGAGATCTCCTAACGTCCTCCAAATATTCTCCAAACCCAAATGGAACTGAACTGGCTTGTCTTGTGTTGACTCTGGTGGAGAAAATAAGCTCCAAGCTGACATCTCAACAACTGTCTCAAGAAACCAGCCTTTACTTCAAAGATGTTTCTACAGTATTATTCCAGTATATGGATTTTATGTCCAAACTT GTTCACCTTGCCTGCTGCAAGGACAGGTTGCTGTCTCATCTAGCTGCAAAGAGTGTATCCTCCTATGTTATTTTTGAGCTGCGTTGCTTT AATACAGTCAACCAGATTTGGGAATGGAAGTGCTTGCAAGTGCTCCAGAACCCTCGCTCTGGCAACGAACTGGATGCATGCACATGGTCACTTACCACTGTCCTGAAAGCAGTTCTAAAAGAAACATCAGAATATAAACCTG GGACTGTGGAGAAACTTCTTGCCACATTCGACACAGCTCTCACTGCTGCTTACTCCCAGCTTGTCCCTGTAGAGAGTCTGGGCCATGGGAACTCTGCGTCATACCCCAGTAGTAACATGGCAGACTGGGCTACAACTCTGACTAACCTCCTAGACTTACTGGAAGTGCTCACTGCAGCCAGGTTCAAACTAAGCACCACCAGTGTCTGTTTCACCAGCTCAAGGCTCTCCCTCGTACAGGCATCGGCGCTACTGCGGATAGTCGACTCTCATGTCCACTACTTTGTGAAGAAGCAAGTGCTTCTGCTTTTAAAGAAGATTCTCCTTCAGAAGGCAGGCGAAGACATGGGTTTTGGCGAGGCGTCCTCCCTAACGCATGGAGATGATCACATGACCAGTGACATTCTTACACTGGCTGATGATGTGTTGCAGGCAGTGCACACTGATTGGTTACAGTGTGTTCCAGTGGAGTCGGCGGCCATTTTCTTTGGAGGGACAGGCCAATCGTGTGGCGGGAGCAGTGATGCGTTCGATCATGTGATGCTGAGGGCTGTTAGTCTAGTTGTGCTCAAGTCACTGGAATACAAAATCCAATCCGCTGGTGGGAAAG GTGTATGTAATACCATAGGCATCCGTGGCTATTTAAGTGCGTTGCTGCTGTTCCTGAGGCAGCGTGGGGTCCAGCTGAAGCAGGGATCTCACTCCTGCTGCTGGGTGTCCTTGGTGTTTGGAGAGCAGGACGACGACATGATGGAAGCAGCAAAGGCTTTACTCCTACTATACCTCCATCACAG AGTGTCCTCTGACCTGGAAgctgatgctgtgtgtgttgtcGGCGGCAACCCCCACTGtcactttctcttcctcctccgcaACATCTCCTTCGACCACAGCATTCTCCTCGATTTCCTCATCTCAACGGAAACCTGCTTCCTCGAGTACTTTGTCCGTTACCTAAAACACCTCCGGGACGACTGGGAAGGCTTCCGAATGGTCTGTCAGAAGATAGATGGGTCGGACCGGTGTAAACTGAGCTGGAAGATTAGCCAGAAAGACGATCAACTATTGGACAACCTGAGAGAGGAACTCCAGCAGTCGTTGGGTGCCTCTCGTGGAAGCGTGTCTACTTCCAGCCATTCTGGAGGATCAGTTACCATCGTGGACCCAGAGCCAGCTCCATGTCTGCAGCCCAGCTTGTGTCTGCCTTCAGGGAGTGCAACTGCCCTggcctctactccccctctccgtCTGGTGGACTACGGCAGCTCAGAGGAGTCTGAGACGGAGGACAGTGACCTTCCATCAGGCCTTACACAGGATAGGCTACACAGCGACTCTGTGGTTCACACACACAACAGCCACTCTTTTGATAGGACTGTTATGTGTCTGACAGAGCTCAGAGTGGTGGTGACTAGACTGCAGAGGAGGAGTCTGTTCCCTTACAATGCCACCTCGCTCTTGAAACTGCTGACACAGATTGAAGCGAAGAGATGTTGTTCACAGCGTTGA